A single region of the Hypanus sabinus isolate sHypSab1 chromosome 21, sHypSab1.hap1, whole genome shotgun sequence genome encodes:
- the ddit4 gene encoding DNA damage-inducible transcript 4 protein yields MCHGRAAVPTPSPLPPSSWGKLLQRIADLTGSSPAQFPPDRLEHKAEPSVDTDSDYWSLESDRDSVTDDPFEEFLCADVMQLVEQSLSEAKRGALRCFKLLIPEELSGQVAEELLRLAASEPCGLRGAVLHLSVEDGNVCKDVDRIVVDGSLSPTFELALVLRLEAGIWSKIQDLLTSGPSFTPGFSQTLRLSPRFRIIKRKLYSSNEVLVEEC; encoded by the exons ATGTGTCACGGACGCGCTGCGGTTCCCACTCCGTCGCCTTtgcccccttcctcctggggtAAACTGCTGCAGAGGATCGCCGATCTGACCGGCAGCTCCCCGGCTCAGTTTCCGCCGGACCGGCTGGAACACAAAGCAGAGCCCAGTGTGGACACTGACAGCG ATTACTGGAGTTTGGAATCGGACCGTGACTCCGTCACCGACGACCCGTTTGAGGAGTTTCTCTGCGccgatgtgatgcagctggttgAGCAGAGCCTGAGCGAGGCCAAGCGCGGTGCCCTTCGCTGCTTCAAGCTCCTCATCCCGGAGGAGCTGAGCGGCCAGGTGGCGGAGGAGCTGCTCCGGCTGGCAGCCAGCGAGCCCTGTGGCCTGCGGGGCGCCGTGCTGCACCTCAGCGTGGAGGATGGCAACGTTTGCAAAGATGTGGACCGGATAGTGGtggacggcagtctgtctcccaccTTCGAGCTCGCCCTGGTGCTGAGATTGGAAGCTGGTATCTGGTCCAAGATACAGGACCTCTTGACTTCGGGACCCTCCTTCACTCCCGGCTTTAGCCAAACACTCAGACTGAGCCCCAGGTTCCGGATCATTAAGAGAAAACTGTACAGTTCCAACGAGGTCTTGGTGGAAGAATGCTGA